From the Haladaptatus sp. DJG-WS-42 genome, the window GCCGACCACAGGGAGCAGACTGACGGCGAACGCCAGTTTCCCTGCGACCTTATTCGGCGCGAGGAACGTCAAGAGCGCGCCGACGAGCGTTACGCCGAGTAGCAATTCAATCATCATCTAGAACCAACCTCCTGTGATGCCGAGGACGACCAGCAGGGCGACCAACCCAACCGTGAGCAAGGTCGCATAGTTGCTGACCACACCCGTCTGCACCCGGCGGACGCGATTACCGGAGAACAGACTCACGCTGGAGACCCCGTTGACGACGCCGTCGACGACGCCGTTGTCGAACTTGTCTGCGGCGCGAGCGAGCGGGAGGGTGAGACCCGTTGCGAGCCAGACCTGGTACTCGTCCTGGTAGTAGTTGTTGTACAGGAGCGTCTTGATGCTCCCGAGTTTGTCGGTGTGCTCGACCGGTTCGGGCACGTTGTAGAGCGTGTACGCCAGCCCTGCGCCTGCGAGGGCGAGGGCGAGCGAGACTGCGCCTGCTGCGAGCGACGAGAGTTCTGCCGCCTCGTAGCCAGCGAAGTCGTGGAGCAGTTCACTGTAGTGGTGCGCACTGAGCGCACTTGCGAAGCCTTCCTCTAAGTCGAGCCAGCTGTGGAGGTACTCGATGTGCAGGCCGGTGAGTTCGGCCACTGGAACCATGTTGACGAAGCCGATGGTCGCGGCGAGAATCCCGAGCACGACGAGCGGAAACTTGACGTTCCAGCGGATGCCGTGTGGATTCTTTGCGATGTCAGAGCGCGGCTTCCCGTGGAAGGTGAGGAACACCATCCGGAACGTGTAGAAGCCGGTGAAGAACACCGCGATGAGCCCCATCGCGTACGCGAGGAGCAACACCGGGCTGTTCAGGCCGTGGACGAGCGCCTCGTAGAGCACTTCGTCTTTCGACCAGAAGCCCGAGAACGGGACGATGCCCGCGAGGGCGAGTGACCCCGAAAGGAACGTGTAGTACGTGACTGGCATCTTGTCTTTTAAGCCACCCATGTCCCACATGTTCTCGTTGTGGTGCATCGCGATGATGACCGCACCAGCGCCGAGGAACAGCAGCGCCTTGAAGAAGGCGTGGGTGAGCAGGTGGAAGACACCGGCGACGTAGCCACCGGCACCCAGTCCGAGCATGATGTAGCCGTACTGGGAGATGGTGGAGTACGCGAGCACCTGCTTGATTTCGCGCTTTACGACGCCCATCGTCGCCGCGAACAGTGCGGTGAAGCCACCGACGAGCGCGATGACGGCGAGTGCCGTCGGCGAGAGCGCGTAGAAGCCGTACATCCGGGCGACGAGGTACACACCGGCTGCGACCATCGTCGCTGCGTGGATGAGTGCAGAAACAGGGGTTGGGCCTTCCATCGCGTCTGGCAGCCACGTGTGGAACGGGAACTGCGCAGACTTGCCCATCACGCCACCGAGGACGAGCAGGCCAAGGATGGTGAACCACATCTCAGGCGAGAAGCCGAACGTTTCGACCGTCTCCTCACCGAGGAGTACCTGTTCTGCGATGTGCGGGAAGCTTTCGGAGCCGGCGAATGCCGCCGTCCCGAAGGTTGCGAAGATGGCGACCACGCCGATGAGGAAGAAGTAGTCACCGAAGCGGGTGACGAGGAACGCCTTCTTCGCGGCGGATGGTGGCCCATCTTCGCGGAACCAGAAGCCGATGAGCAGGTACGAACACAGCCCGACCAGCTCGAAGAACATGAACGCCATGAGCAGGTTGTTCGCGAACACGAACCCGAGCATGGACGCGGTGAACAGGCCGAGACTGGCGTAGTAGCGCGGGAGGCCGGTCTCGCCCTCGTCGTTCATGTAGCCCAGACTGAAGAGGTGGACCAAGAACGCAATCGTCGAGACGATGACGAGCATCATCGCCGACAGTGGGTCGAGCAGCAAGCCGAGGTGCAGGCTAAAGGTGTCCTGTCCCGCGACGAACGTGTAGAGGTTTTCGTTGAACGCTTCGCCGCCTGCCACCGTGAGGAACACCCACAGCGACAGGAGCAGCGACCCCGCGGTCGCAAAGATCCCTGCGAGCGCGCCGCCCTTTGGCATGTACTTGCCAAAGAACAGTGCTACGAGGAACGATGCGAACGGGAGTGCCGCAATTGCCGGAGCAAATTCGAATACACCTGCCATAATTACCACCTCATCGTCGTCGCTTTGGTCACGTCGACGTCGCGGAAGTTACGGTAGAGCACCAGAATGATGCCGATACCGACTGCCACTTCCGCGGCGGCGAGGGCCATCGTGAACAGGCTAAAGACCTGCCCCGTGATGTTCCCCCACTGCGCCGAGAACGCGACGAAATTGATGTTCGCGGCGTTCAGCATCAGCTCGACCGACATGAGGAACACAAGTGCGTTCCGCCGGGTGAGAATGCCGAACAGACCGATACAGAAGACGGCGGCCGAAAGCAGGAGGTAGTACTGGGCCGGAACCATCAGTCGTCACCCTCCTGTTCTGTCTGTTTGCCGCCGGGCTTGAACGCGCGGCCGAAGGCTTCACCTTCGTCGCGGCGTCCGAGCATGACCGCGCCGACGAGCGCCGCCACGAGCACCAAGTCGATGATCTCGAACGCCACGAGGAAGCTCTCACTGTCGTGGGCTGCGAGGTCGACGAGGTCGAACATGGCGTAGCCGATAGACGCCGTAATCGAACCGTCACCAAAGCCGGTTGGCTCTGGGAAGGTTGCGGTCAGGAAAACGGCAGCCATCACGCCAAAGAGCGCGACGGCCGCCAGCCCCGGAGCAAGGTGTGAACCAAGCTTGAAGCGGGGTTTGCTTGTCATGCGTTACTCACCTCCGTTTGCTGTGCCCGCGTGAGCATGACGGCGAACGTGATGAGGATGAGGACCCCGCCGACGTAGACGAGAATCTGCATCGCTGCAAGGAACTCTGCCTGCAGCATCACGTAATGGACCGCCACACTCAACAGCGCCATCCCAAGCAGGAGTGCAGAATGCCACACGTCCCGCGCGAGGACAACGCCAAGGCTGCTGCCCACGGTGATGAGGGCGAACAGCGCGAACGCGAGTGTCTCGTAGATTGCCATTGATTTGTTGTGCGTGTTTGCGTCCGTTAGCCACCCGGACGCGAGGTGTGGTTTACTGGTAGTCGACTTCGCCCTCGCCCTCGCCAATCCAGACGCCACGGTCTGGTTCGCGGGACTTGAGGGGGTCGATGTCCTTGTACCACGGGACGTTTTTCAGCTGTTCCATGTTGTACGCCAGGTCGTCTTTCGTGTCACCCGTGAACTCGAAGTTCTGGGTGAGAATGATGGCGTCAACGGGGCAGACTTCCTCGCAGAGTCGGCAGTAGATACACTGGCCGATGTGGAGGTTGTACTGCTCGCCGTTGCGCTTGTCGTCCGTGACGATCTGAATCGTGTCGTTCGGACAGACGTTCTCACACTGGCGACACCAGATACAGCGCTCCTGGCTGAACTTGTGAACGCCACGGAATCGTGGGCTCACTTCTGGTTCGACGTCCGGATATTCGACCGTGAACGTCGAGCCGTCCAGGGCGTGTCTCATCGTTGCTGCCATCGATTTGAGTAAGCCAATCATGCAATCACACCCACAATGACGGCGGTCAGGACGAGGTTCGCGAACGAAAGCACGAGCATCCCTTTCCAGCCGATTTCGATCATCTGGTCGATACGGACGCGCGGAATCGCGGCGCGGAACCACTGCGTGAGCAAGAACACTGCCCAAATCTTCACGACGAACCAGATGAACCCAAGACTCTCTGGGCCGGGGCCTGCTGGACCGCCGAGGAAGAGCGTCGCGATGATTGCGCCGCCAAGGAAGATGTGCAGGAACTCACCGAGGTACATCAGCACGAAGTACACACTGGAGTACTCGGTCTGGTAGCCTGCGACGATCTCGGTCGGTGCTTCCGGCGTGTCGAACGGGTTCCGACCGACTTCTGCGAGGTTCGCGATGATAAACAACACGAACGCGAACGGGTTCAGGAAGGCGTACCACGCCGGAATGTCGAAGCCGCCGAGGGTGACGAGCGTCTCCTGTTGGGCGGCGACGATGCCGCTCATCTGGAGCGTGCCCGCGAAGATGACGACGGAGGCCGCCGTCACGACGAGCGGAATCTCGTATGCGAGGTTCTGCGCGACGGC encodes:
- the nuoL gene encoding NADH-quinone oxidoreductase subunit L, producing MAGVFEFAPAIAALPFASFLVALFFGKYMPKGGALAGIFATAGSLLLSLWVFLTVAGGEAFNENLYTFVAGQDTFSLHLGLLLDPLSAMMLVIVSTIAFLVHLFSLGYMNDEGETGLPRYYASLGLFTASMLGFVFANNLLMAFMFFELVGLCSYLLIGFWFREDGPPSAAKKAFLVTRFGDYFFLIGVVAIFATFGTAAFAGSESFPHIAEQVLLGEETVETFGFSPEMWFTILGLLVLGGVMGKSAQFPFHTWLPDAMEGPTPVSALIHAATMVAAGVYLVARMYGFYALSPTALAVIALVGGFTALFAATMGVVKREIKQVLAYSTISQYGYIMLGLGAGGYVAGVFHLLTHAFFKALLFLGAGAVIIAMHHNENMWDMGGLKDKMPVTYYTFLSGSLALAGIVPFSGFWSKDEVLYEALVHGLNSPVLLLAYAMGLIAVFFTGFYTFRMVFLTFHGKPRSDIAKNPHGIRWNVKFPLVVLGILAATIGFVNMVPVAELTGLHIEYLHSWLDLEEGFASALSAHHYSELLHDFAGYEAAELSSLAAGAVSLALALAGAGLAYTLYNVPEPVEHTDKLGSIKTLLYNNYYQDEYQVWLATGLTLPLARAADKFDNGVVDGVVNGVSSVSLFSGNRVRRVQTGVVSNYATLLTVGLVALLVVLGITGGWF
- the nuoK gene encoding NADH-quinone oxidoreductase subunit NuoK, whose translation is MVPAQYYLLLSAAVFCIGLFGILTRRNALVFLMSVELMLNAANINFVAFSAQWGNITGQVFSLFTMALAAAEVAVGIGIILVLYRNFRDVDVTKATTMRW
- a CDS encoding NADH-quinone oxidoreductase subunit J codes for the protein MTSKPRFKLGSHLAPGLAAVALFGVMAAVFLTATFPEPTGFGDGSITASIGYAMFDLVDLAAHDSESFLVAFEIIDLVLVAALVGAVMLGRRDEGEAFGRAFKPGGKQTEQEGDD
- a CDS encoding NADH-quinone oxidoreductase subunit J — translated: MAIYETLAFALFALITVGSSLGVVLARDVWHSALLLGMALLSVAVHYVMLQAEFLAAMQILVYVGGVLILITFAVMLTRAQQTEVSNA
- a CDS encoding NADH-quinone oxidoreductase subunit I; the encoded protein is MIGLLKSMAATMRHALDGSTFTVEYPDVEPEVSPRFRGVHKFSQERCIWCRQCENVCPNDTIQIVTDDKRNGEQYNLHIGQCIYCRLCEEVCPVDAIILTQNFEFTGDTKDDLAYNMEQLKNVPWYKDIDPLKSREPDRGVWIGEGEGEVDYQ
- a CDS encoding complex I subunit 1 family protein translates to MYLLQTLPDTVGQLLGFGSEMGPGQDFIASLLAAFLIGNIMLGMTALAGPWAKRKITAAFTDRIAVNRVGPFGLLIIVADAVRLLSKELIVPEGVDRPAWDLAPIIMASSALLGFAVIPMGSGIQLADPETGLAYVFAVSSLASLGLVMAGYASNNKYSLLGGLRAVAQNLAYEIPLVVTAASVVIFAGTLQMSGIVAAQQETLVTLGGFDIPAWYAFLNPFAFVLFIIANLAEVGRNPFDTPEAPTEIVAGYQTEYSSVYFVLMYLGEFLHIFLGGAIIATLFLGGPAGPGPESLGFIWFVVKIWAVFLLTQWFRAAIPRVRIDQMIEIGWKGMLVLSFANLVLTAVIVGVIA